One Pleurocapsa sp. PCC 7327 DNA segment encodes these proteins:
- a CDS encoding penicillin-binding transpeptidase domain-containing protein: MNRSSYLAIAIVLALGCFIFILFQPIRSALTMPNPAIQPSERAEVAQQPNFGRHFQELEVEGSIPIYDLSRDRIFQHNRSRNTNDHTIGGKTGWIGFDDSVKPQIGWLVGYLEKEKNVYFFATNIEIRKEKDASARITLTRRCFNDLGLL; the protein is encoded by the coding sequence ATCAACCGAAGCTCGTATTTAGCGATCGCGATCGTACTCGCTTTAGGTTGCTTTATCTTCATTCTATTTCAGCCGATCCGGTCGGCTTTGACAATGCCCAACCCAGCGATTCAGCCTTCCGAACGCGCAGAGGTTGCTCAACAACCCAATTTTGGACGGCATTTTCAAGAACTGGAGGTTGAAGGATCGATTCCTATCTACGATTTGAGCCGCGATCGTATCTTTCAACACAATCGATCCCGGAACACAAATGACCACACGATCGGGGGCAAGACGGGTTGGATTGGATTTGACGATAGCGTGAAACCCCAAATCGGATGGTTGGTTGGGTACTTAGAGAAAGAAAAAAATGTTTACTTTTTTGCCACAAATATAGAGATTCGTAAAGAAAAAGATGCTTCTGCCCGAATAACATTGACGCGCCGTTGCTTCAACGATCTAGGACTGTTGTAG
- the mtnB gene encoding methylthioribulose 1-phosphate dehydratase — protein sequence MDPDPRFALIASARQFYQLGWMVGTAGNLSAKLPDGSFWITASGKSKGQLQEDDFVRVTIDGEVLDLCHPSNRPSAETSIHQAIYSLFPEAKACYHVHSVEANLVSSWAAGDSLSLPPLEMVKGLGVWEENPEVAMPVFENYLEVPRIARAIRDRFSVSPPRIPALLIRHHGVTVWADSPQTAQNYVEVAEYIFRYLVAVRQGDR from the coding sequence ATGGACCCCGATCCCCGTTTTGCTTTGATTGCTTCTGCTCGCCAATTCTATCAACTCGGTTGGATGGTAGGAACGGCTGGCAATCTTTCTGCTAAGCTGCCCGATGGCAGCTTCTGGATTACGGCTAGCGGAAAAAGTAAAGGACAATTGCAAGAAGATGACTTTGTTCGCGTGACGATAGACGGCGAAGTCCTCGATTTGTGCCATCCGAGCAACCGCCCCTCGGCTGAAACCAGCATTCACCAAGCCATTTATTCTCTGTTTCCAGAAGCTAAAGCTTGCTACCACGTTCACTCCGTCGAGGCGAATTTAGTCTCTAGCTGGGCAGCGGGAGATAGCTTGTCTTTACCTCCCCTGGAAATGGTTAAGGGGTTGGGGGTGTGGGAAGAAAACCCCGAAGTTGCCATGCCAGTCTTTGAGAATTATCTCGAAGTTCCTCGCATTGCTCGTGCCATTCGCGATCGCTTCTCGGTCTCCCCACCCCGAATTCCCGCCTTGCTCATTCGCCATCATGGGGTTACCGTTTGGGCAGATTCTCCCCAAACGGCGCAAAATTACGTTGAGGTAGCCGAATACATCTTTCGCTATCTCGTAGCTGTTCGTCAAGGCGATCGCTAA
- a CDS encoding DUF3084 domain-containing protein, with the protein MTSAYVLIAAIVILGGLIAVLGDRLGSKIGKARLTLFGLRPRQTAQLVTVLTGTLIALSTLGILFALSKSLRQGVFDLDRILKEKREVESELARVKQQRNQVERELSVARSEQTTVEGRLQEINQNFVRARSQLKTISNQARTLREDIKTLLAERQQLVRQKNDLSQQIARFQEQLKVKDRALSEQDQKIARQTEILQQRQTRLQELEKQQSLLQGKIDEQDRLIGQLDKSISDKDQSLKSKEEQLKELESQQAFLKREVEVLEDYYQTYQELRERRIAIVRGQVLSFAAVRIVDPNAVVGAIDRLLSQANRTAISATQPSNEEVRERVVKITKAQVEQLMAQIKDGRDYVVRILSAGNYVQGEKEVRVFADVALNQKIFEQNDIIATISVDSVDAKELTEAALQNRLDILLSASQFRARRSGIVGDIQVEDGRIKKILNFIEQLSQSKDVPDEIKAIASETAYTAGPLKLRLVALKDSKILFSTY; encoded by the coding sequence ATGACTAGCGCCTACGTCCTAATTGCAGCAATTGTTATTTTGGGAGGCTTAATTGCTGTATTGGGCGATCGCTTAGGCAGCAAGATCGGTAAAGCTCGCCTGACACTATTCGGTTTGCGTCCTCGTCAAACGGCGCAGTTAGTCACAGTTTTGACGGGAACGTTAATTGCTCTTTCGACGTTAGGAATTTTGTTTGCCCTCAGTAAATCTTTGCGTCAGGGGGTGTTTGACTTAGATCGGATCCTCAAAGAGAAGAGAGAAGTTGAGAGCGAGTTAGCACGAGTCAAACAACAAAGAAATCAAGTCGAACGAGAACTTTCTGTTGCCAGAAGCGAACAAACAACTGTTGAAGGTCGCCTTCAAGAGATCAATCAAAATTTCGTTCGCGCGCGATCGCAATTGAAAACGATTTCTAACCAAGCTAGGACACTTCGAGAAGATATTAAAACGCTACTGGCAGAGAGGCAGCAGCTAGTTCGGCAAAAAAATGACCTATCTCAACAAATTGCTCGATTTCAAGAACAGCTCAAAGTAAAAGACAGAGCCTTAAGCGAACAAGACCAAAAAATTGCCCGACAAACTGAAATTTTACAACAAAGACAAACTCGCCTTCAGGAATTAGAAAAACAGCAAAGTTTACTTCAAGGAAAAATCGACGAGCAAGACCGGTTAATCGGACAATTAGATAAGTCAATTTCTGACAAAGACCAAAGTCTTAAAAGCAAAGAAGAACAACTCAAAGAACTAGAATCCCAACAAGCATTTCTCAAGCGAGAAGTCGAAGTTTTAGAAGACTATTATCAGACTTATCAAGAATTACGAGAAAGGAGAATTGCGATCGTCAGAGGTCAAGTTCTCTCCTTTGCTGCCGTTCGCATTGTCGATCCCAATGCAGTAGTGGGAGCGATCGATCGCCTTTTAAGTCAAGCCAATCGTACTGCTATTTCTGCTACTCAACCCAGCAATGAAGAAGTTCGAGAACGAGTCGTTAAAATTACCAAAGCCCAGGTCGAACAATTAATGGCGCAAATTAAGGATGGGCGAGATTATGTAGTACGAATTCTCTCGGCAGGAAACTACGTCCAGGGGGAAAAGGAAGTGCGCGTCTTTGCTGATGTCGCTCTCAATCAAAAGATATTCGAGCAAAATGATATCATTGCGACTATCTCGGTCGATTCAGTCGATGCAAAAGAGCTAACCGAAGCCGCTCTCCAAAATCGACTCGATATTTTATTGTCGGCTTCGCAATTTCGCGCTCGTCGCTCTGGAATTGTCGGAGATATTCAAGTTGAGGACGGTCGCATTAAAAAGATTTTGAATTTCATCGAGCAACTCAGTCAATCTAAAGATGTCCCCGATGAGATCAAAGCGATCGCATCGGAGACAGCCTATACAGCAGGTCCGCTTAAGTTGCGGTTAGTCGCCCTCAAAGACAGCAAAATTCTTTTCAGTACTTATTGA
- a CDS encoding HAD-IB family phosphatase encodes MSQSPIYQKVVFCDFDGTITAIETFAGMLKAFAPDLSAKLMPQMYNRTLTLREGIRQLLESIPSSRYPEILDYASDKPIRPGLEALLDFLDRQNTPFVVISGGLRGMVTKVLSRYGLLERVAAISAVDIDTSKDYLQVYSDYEGETELVAKVQVMARYPAQETIAIGDSVTDINMALKADLVFARDRLIDYMESENKPYIPWNDFFEIRDFLQKRLQQS; translated from the coding sequence ATGTCCCAATCCCCCATCTACCAAAAAGTTGTTTTCTGCGACTTTGATGGCACTATTACTGCGATCGAAACCTTTGCGGGAATGCTCAAAGCGTTTGCCCCAGATTTATCGGCAAAACTGATGCCCCAAATGTATAATCGCACCCTAACGCTACGAGAAGGCATTCGCCAACTGCTAGAATCGATTCCCTCCTCTCGCTATCCCGAAATCCTTGACTATGCCTCGGACAAACCCATTCGCCCCGGATTAGAGGCTTTACTAGACTTTCTCGATCGCCAAAACACGCCTTTTGTCGTTATTTCTGGCGGACTGCGGGGAATGGTAACGAAAGTCTTATCTCGCTATGGACTCTTAGAAAGAGTAGCTGCCATCTCTGCCGTAGATATCGACACCAGCAAAGACTATCTGCAAGTTTACTCGGACTATGAGGGAGAGACGGAATTAGTTGCTAAAGTACAAGTGATGGCCCGATATCCCGCTCAAGAAACGATCGCGATTGGCGATTCCGTTACGGATATCAATATGGCACTGAAAGCCGATTTGGTTTTTGCTCGCGATCGCCTCATCGATTATATGGAATCGGAAAATAAACCTTATATTCCCTGGAACGACTTTTTTGAAATCCGCGATTTTCTGCAAAAGCGCCTACAACAGTCCTAG
- a CDS encoding daunorubicin resistance protein DrrA family ABC transporter ATP-binding protein translates to MAPAVIIEQLKKRYGFVEAVKDISFKVQSGEIFGLLGPNGAGKTTTIRCLCTLTKPDAGKIEVGGVSVIDRPKAARRRLGYVAQEVALDKVLTGRELLQLQAALYHLPKDKAKERIAQLLALLGLEEYADKKTGTYSGGIRKRLDLAAGLLHQPEVLVLDEPSVGLDIESRFVVWDFLRKLREAGTTVLITSHYLEEIDALADRLAIIDRGMVIAQGTPSELKNRVGGDRVTLRIREFSPAQEAQKAQEILQALPFVEEVIINSAQGNSLNLIVTSGGNPLSQIEQSLQEAGLPIFSMAQSRPSLDDVYLAATGRTLLDAELAAVGTRDLKAEKKQEMK, encoded by the coding sequence ATGGCTCCTGCCGTTATCATCGAACAGCTAAAAAAACGATACGGCTTTGTAGAAGCCGTTAAAGATATTTCTTTTAAAGTCCAAAGCGGAGAAATATTCGGCTTACTCGGACCTAATGGTGCTGGGAAGACGACGACGATTCGCTGTCTGTGTACCCTGACTAAGCCCGATGCTGGCAAAATTGAGGTTGGCGGAGTTTCCGTCATCGATCGCCCCAAAGCGGCACGCAGGCGACTGGGTTATGTGGCGCAAGAAGTAGCGCTCGATAAAGTCCTGACGGGACGGGAATTACTTCAGTTGCAAGCAGCGCTCTACCACTTGCCCAAGGATAAAGCTAAAGAGCGCATCGCGCAATTGCTCGCATTGCTCGGTTTAGAAGAATATGCCGATAAGAAAACGGGAACTTATTCGGGAGGAATCCGCAAGCGCCTCGATTTGGCGGCAGGTTTGCTGCATCAACCCGAAGTCCTGGTACTCGACGAACCCAGTGTCGGGTTAGATATCGAAAGTCGTTTCGTCGTCTGGGATTTCCTGCGCAAGCTGCGAGAAGCCGGAACGACGGTGTTAATTACGAGTCATTATTTAGAAGAAATCGACGCGCTTGCCGATCGCTTGGCGATTATCGACCGAGGAATGGTGATTGCTCAAGGAACGCCATCGGAATTAAAAAATAGAGTTGGCGGCGATCGCGTTACCTTGCGCATTCGGGAATTCTCGCCCGCCCAAGAAGCGCAAAAAGCTCAAGAAATTTTACAAGCTCTCCCATTTGTAGAAGAAGTTATTATCAATAGCGCTCAAGGAAATTCCCTCAACCTCATCGTCACTTCTGGGGGCAACCCTCTCAGCCAGATCGAACAATCCTTGCAAGAAGCTGGCTTGCCTATCTTTAGCATGGCACAATCGCGTCCCAGTCTCGACGATGTTTATCTAGCAGCCACGGGACGGACTTTATTAGATGCAGAATTAGCTGCCGTCGGCACTCGCGATCTTAAGGCAGAGAAAAAACAAGAAATGAAATGA
- the fabI gene encoding enoyl-ACP reductase FabI: protein MLDLTGKNALVTGIANNRSIAWGIAQQLHKAGANIGVTYLPDDKGRFEKKVGELVEPLNPSIFVPCDVQNEDQITSAFEAIAQKWGRLDILIHCLAFADKEGLTGDFSAIPKAAFTQALEISTYSLVSLTKAAKPLMSQGGSILTLTYLGGVKVIPNYNLMGIAKAGLEMSVRYLASELGPLNIRVNAISAGPIRTLASSAVGGILDMIHHVEKVAPLRRTVTQVEVGNTAAFLCSDLASGITGQIIYVDAGYEIMGM, encoded by the coding sequence ATGTTAGATTTAACCGGAAAAAATGCGCTAGTCACTGGCATCGCCAACAATCGCTCTATTGCTTGGGGAATTGCCCAGCAACTCCACAAAGCTGGCGCGAATATCGGTGTCACTTACTTACCAGATGACAAAGGGCGTTTTGAAAAAAAAGTTGGCGAACTGGTAGAACCCCTTAATCCTAGTATATTCGTTCCTTGCGACGTACAGAATGAAGATCAAATTACCTCTGCCTTCGAAGCGATCGCGCAAAAATGGGGCAGGTTAGATATCCTCATTCACTGTCTTGCTTTTGCTGACAAAGAAGGATTGACAGGCGACTTTAGCGCGATCCCCAAAGCCGCTTTTACTCAAGCCCTAGAAATCAGCACCTATTCTCTTGTCAGTTTAACAAAGGCAGCCAAACCTTTAATGAGTCAGGGAGGAAGCATTCTCACTCTCACCTATCTAGGCGGCGTTAAAGTGATTCCCAACTATAACCTGATGGGAATTGCCAAGGCTGGTTTAGAAATGAGCGTTCGCTACCTAGCCTCAGAATTAGGTCCGCTCAATATCCGCGTTAATGCGATTTCTGCCGGACCCATCCGAACGCTTGCTTCCTCAGCCGTCGGGGGAATCTTAGATATGATCCACCATGTAGAAAAAGTCGCCCCCCTGCGACGAACTGTTACCCAAGTAGAAGTTGGCAATACAGCCGCTTTTCTCTGTAGCGATCTCGCCAGCGGGATCACCGGACAGATTATCTATGTGGATGCCGGGTACGAAATTATGGGCATGTAG
- the ntcA gene encoding global nitrogen regulator NtcA — protein MDLSLTQDKPLAAVFRQIGGGGFPPVVETFERGKTIFFPGDPAERVYFLLKGAVKLSRVYEAGEEITVALLRENSVFGVLSLITGQRSDRFYHAVAFTPVELLSAPIEQVEQSLKSNPELSMLMLRGLSSRILQTEMMIETLAHRDMGSRLVSFLLILCRDFGMPTTDGIRIDLKLSHQAIAEAIGSTRVTITRLLGDLRDRGMISIHKKKITVYNPVALSQQFT, from the coding sequence ATGGATCTGTCCCTGACTCAAGATAAACCGCTAGCAGCCGTATTCCGACAAATTGGTGGCGGAGGCTTTCCTCCGGTCGTCGAAACGTTTGAGCGAGGAAAAACGATTTTTTTCCCAGGCGATCCTGCCGAAAGAGTTTACTTTTTGCTCAAAGGAGCAGTTAAGCTATCGAGAGTATACGAAGCTGGGGAAGAAATTACTGTCGCCTTGTTGCGAGAAAATAGCGTGTTCGGAGTATTGTCTCTGATTACGGGACAGCGCTCCGATCGCTTTTATCATGCCGTTGCTTTTACGCCTGTAGAATTGCTTTCTGCCCCTATCGAGCAAGTAGAGCAATCGCTCAAAAGCAATCCCGAACTGTCGATGTTGATGTTGCGCGGGCTTTCTTCTAGAATTTTGCAGACAGAAATGATGATCGAAACCCTCGCTCATAGAGATATGGGTTCTCGGTTGGTCAGTTTTCTTTTGATTCTCTGTCGAGATTTTGGCATGCCGACTACCGATGGCATTCGCATCGATCTGAAGCTATCTCACCAGGCGATCGCCGAAGCTATTGGTTCTACTCGCGTGACGATTACTCGACTGCTCGGAGATCTGCGCGATCGCGGGATGATTTCCATTCACAAGAAAAAAATAACCGTTTATAATCCAGTCGCTCTCAGCCAACAGTTTACTTAA
- a CDS encoding AAA-like domain-containing protein — MHDFSAVPSALSSGCLYKVGGSLAFDHPTYVERRADKELLDALRLGKFCYVFNCRQMGKSSLRVRAMHRLQAQGMSCASIDLTSLGSHVSQQQWYSGIITQLCLGFNLTEKINLKAWLREREELPPIQKLGQFIEAVILVNCPGKKIFIFIDEIDKVISLDFPLDDFFSLIRFCYNQRAENPQYNRLAFALFGVATPSDLIREKTQTSFNIGVAIELTGFTIEEVRPLERGLKNIAENPGAVLKEILYWTGGQPFLTQKLCQIVATADTFIPLGDEAEIVEKIARDRIIENWESQDEPIHLKTIRDRLLVNEQRAGALLGFYQQILQQGFIEADGSPEQSELRLSGLVVKRDGKLQAYNPIYQAVFNRPWVDKQLEKLRPYAEALVAWQVSQYQDESRLLRGQALKDALAWAVGKNLSNVDYQFLTASQKLDKREAERKLEAERKANKILTDANERATRMIRIGSAILIVSVLGSAIALSTAIYAFNKQQQARLGTQLQKMGDTAWRQFEFEQLEALLTAMKAGQELENLIQKDNRPLQDYPATSPILALQQILDTIQEKNQLEGHQETVNSISFSPDGKWIATASRDATARLWDRQGNGRVIFQGHQSDVYSVAWSPDGQTLATASKDGTVKLWNLRGQELATFKGHESSVYSVAWSPDGTRIATASRDETARIWDWQGRQLAILVGHQRSVDDISFSPDGKQIATASRDGTVRLWNLEGKQLAIFQDVTNAFYSVAWSPDGKHIAAAARDGTAKIWDRQGNPILTLIGHQELVNSVAFSPNGEKIATASSDGTAKLWDWQGNVLATLAGHQEPIYDVAFSADGQQVATASSDTLVKLWHLKERPPGEFKIIEDTVTSVGFSPDERLIAIASKDGMVYLQDLQGNLKHQFKAHRDRIYSINFSPDGRQIATASSSGIVKIWNLQGEALVELKVNSVPVYGVNFSPNGQLLAIAFRDGDVWLWDVGGDRPKKVTSFKAHREAVYSVSFSPVRLTLSPEVGQQIVTTSRDGTAKLWDLQGNLLTEFKGHQDLIYRATFNPDGRTIATASRDGTTKLWNLQGNLIADLKGDPFPVYSVSFSPDGKRVATASSDGTARVWDLQGNLRAEFKGDRDLLYGINFQAERSPFSKKDSQQVVTVSRNGTVRLWQVEEELARLEGLLEQGCKWLDDYLVSHSQEREKLKVCSQSAFSK; from the coding sequence ATGCATGACTTCTCTGCTGTACCTTCTGCCCTCAGTTCCGGTTGCCTATACAAAGTTGGTGGAAGTCTAGCATTCGATCACCCTACCTATGTAGAACGAAGGGCAGATAAAGAACTTTTAGATGCCCTCAGATTGGGAAAGTTTTGCTATGTCTTCAATTGCAGACAAATGGGCAAGTCTAGCCTGCGCGTGCGTGCCATGCATCGGCTTCAAGCCCAAGGCATGAGTTGTGCATCGATCGATCTGACCAGCTTGGGAAGCCATGTTAGCCAGCAGCAGTGGTATAGCGGGATTATTACGCAGCTATGTTTGGGTTTTAATCTGACTGAAAAAATTAATTTAAAAGCATGGTTGAGAGAGAGAGAAGAACTTCCTCCCATTCAAAAATTGGGACAGTTTATTGAAGCGGTAATTTTAGTCAACTGTCCGGGAAAAAAAATTTTCATTTTTATCGATGAAATTGATAAGGTTATCAGTCTTGATTTCCCTCTAGACGATTTCTTTTCCTTAATTCGCTTCTGCTACAATCAGCGGGCTGAAAATCCGCAATACAATCGCCTAGCGTTTGCCTTATTTGGGGTTGCCACGCCTTCGGACTTAATACGAGAGAAAACCCAAACGTCCTTTAATATCGGAGTTGCGATTGAACTGACGGGTTTTACAATCGAAGAAGTTCGACCCCTAGAGCGAGGATTAAAAAACATTGCCGAAAATCCTGGCGCCGTTCTCAAAGAAATATTGTATTGGACGGGAGGACAACCTTTTCTAACTCAAAAGCTTTGTCAGATCGTCGCTACGGCTGACACTTTCATTCCCTTAGGCGATGAAGCAGAAATTGTCGAAAAAATAGCGCGCGATCGCATTATTGAAAACTGGGAATCCCAAGACGAACCCATCCATCTGAAAACGATTCGCGATCGCCTTTTGGTCAACGAACAACGCGCCGGCGCGCTTCTGGGATTCTATCAGCAAATCTTGCAACAAGGATTCATCGAAGCAGACGGCAGTCCCGAACAAAGCGAATTGCGGCTATCGGGGTTAGTCGTCAAGCGCGATGGGAAATTACAAGCCTACAACCCAATTTATCAAGCCGTTTTCAATCGCCCTTGGGTAGACAAACAATTAGAAAAGCTGCGTCCTTACGCCGAGGCACTCGTCGCTTGGCAAGTTTCTCAATATCAAGATGAATCTCGCCTGTTGCGAGGGCAAGCTTTAAAAGACGCGCTAGCCTGGGCTGTGGGAAAAAATCTTAGCAATGTAGACTATCAATTTTTGACCGCCAGTCAAAAATTAGACAAACGAGAAGCCGAACGCAAATTAGAAGCCGAACGCAAAGCCAACAAAATTTTGACCGATGCCAACGAAAGAGCCACGCGCATGATTCGCATCGGTTCTGCTATTTTAATCGTTTCTGTTCTAGGATCGGCGATCGCGCTCTCGACGGCAATTTATGCCTTCAACAAGCAGCAACAAGCTCGCCTCGGCACCCAGCTTCAAAAAATGGGGGATACGGCGTGGCGGCAGTTCGAGTTCGAGCAACTCGAAGCCTTGCTCACCGCTATGAAAGCGGGACAAGAATTAGAAAACCTGATTCAAAAAGACAATCGTCCCTTGCAAGACTATCCTGCTACCAGCCCCATACTCGCTCTGCAACAAATTCTCGACACCATTCAGGAAAAAAATCAGCTAGAAGGACATCAAGAGACAGTCAACAGCATCAGCTTCAGTCCCGACGGGAAATGGATTGCTACTGCTTCTAGAGATGCAACGGCTCGGTTGTGGGATCGACAAGGTAACGGGCGCGTTATCTTTCAAGGACACCAAAGCGATGTCTATAGCGTTGCTTGGAGTCCCGACGGACAAACGCTGGCAACGGCTTCTAAAGACGGTACGGTCAAACTTTGGAACTTACGCGGGCAGGAACTAGCCACGTTTAAAGGACACGAAAGTTCGGTCTATAGCGTTGCTTGGAGTCCCGACGGCACGAGAATCGCCACGGCTTCGAGAGACGAAACGGCTAGGATCTGGGATTGGCAGGGCAGGCAGCTGGCGATTTTAGTAGGACACCAAAGGTCGGTCGATGATATTAGTTTTAGTCCCGACGGGAAACAGATAGCAACTGCTTCCAGAGATGGAACGGTGAGGCTGTGGAACTTAGAGGGCAAACAGTTGGCAATTTTTCAGGATGTTACCAATGCTTTCTACAGCGTCGCTTGGAGTCCAGATGGAAAGCATATCGCTGCCGCCGCTAGAGACGGTACGGCAAAAATATGGGACAGACAGGGCAATCCGATCTTGACTCTAATAGGACATCAAGAATTAGTCAATAGCGTTGCCTTTAGCCCCAACGGAGAGAAGATAGCAACGGCTTCGAGCGATGGAACCGCTAAGCTGTGGGACTGGCAAGGAAACGTGTTGGCAACGCTTGCAGGACATCAAGAACCTATCTATGATGTGGCGTTTAGTGCCGACGGACAACAAGTGGCGACTGCCTCTAGCGATACCCTTGTTAAGCTATGGCACCTCAAAGAGAGACCCCCAGGAGAGTTTAAAATCATAGAAGATACCGTCACTAGCGTTGGTTTCAGTCCTGACGAACGGTTAATTGCGATCGCTTCTAAAGATGGTATGGTTTATTTGCAAGATTTGCAAGGCAATCTCAAACATCAGTTCAAAGCTCATCGCGATCGAATTTACAGCATTAACTTCAGCCCCGACGGTCGGCAAATTGCTACTGCCTCAAGCAGCGGGATCGTCAAAATTTGGAATTTGCAAGGCGAAGCGTTAGTAGAATTAAAAGTCAATTCCGTTCCCGTATACGGTGTCAATTTTAGTCCTAACGGGCAGTTGCTGGCGATCGCATTTAGAGATGGCGATGTCTGGTTATGGGATGTAGGAGGAGATCGACCCAAGAAAGTCACGAGTTTCAAGGCGCATCGGGAAGCGGTTTACAGCGTCAGTTTCAGTCCCGTTCGCTTGACGCTTTCCCCGGAAGTCGGACAGCAAATCGTCACGACATCCAGAGATGGAACGGCTAAGCTGTGGGATTTGCAGGGCAATCTATTAACCGAGTTTAAGGGACATCAGGATTTAATTTACCGAGCCACCTTTAATCCCGACGGACGCACCATTGCTACCGCCTCTAGAGATGGGACGACTAAGTTATGGAACTTGCAAGGCAACCTAATCGCTGACTTGAAAGGCGATCCCTTCCCCGTCTACAGCGTCAGTTTTAGTCCCGATGGAAAAAGAGTAGCAACGGCTTCTAGCGACGGGACGGCGAGAGTTTGGGACTTACAAGGAAATCTCAGGGCAGAGTTTAAGGGAGATCGAGATTTGCTCTACGGAATCAATTTTCAAGCCGAGCGATCGCCTTTTTCTAAAAAAGATAGCCAACAGGTGGTAACGGTTTCCAGGAATGGCACGGTTAGACTTTGGCAAGTAGAAGAAGAATTAGCGAGATTGGAAGGTCTTCTCGAACAAGGATGTAAGTGGTTGGACGATTATTTAGTCAGTCATTCGCAAGAACGAGAAAAGCTAAAAGTTTGTTCTCAATCGGCTTTTTCTAAGTAG
- a CDS encoding ABC transporter permease produces MSQTITPSKFEPSLAPNPAMGKQVDEAGNGLGEFLQETLALTKRLFIQLQRRPSTLIAGIIQPFMWLILFGALFDNAPQGLFGNDLGYAKFLAPGIIVFTAFSGALNAGLPVMFDREFGFLNRLLVAPLASRYSIVAASTIYIIALSFIQTAVIVGASALLGAGLPSLAGLGTIAFIVFLIVLGVTALSLGLAFALPGHIELIAAIFVTNLPLLFASTALAPLSFMAGWLQIVASLNPLTYAIDPIRYLYLNNDWTFNSVVLHTPWASLDFSGTLLILVAFDALVLLAIQPLLRRRFA; encoded by the coding sequence ATGAGTCAAACGATTACACCGTCAAAATTTGAGCCGAGTTTAGCGCCGAATCCCGCGATGGGAAAGCAAGTAGATGAAGCTGGCAATGGGTTAGGAGAGTTTCTACAAGAAACCTTAGCCCTAACCAAACGCCTGTTTATTCAACTGCAACGCCGTCCCTCGACCTTAATCGCTGGGATTATTCAACCATTTATGTGGTTAATCTTGTTTGGCGCGTTGTTTGACAATGCCCCGCAAGGGTTATTCGGAAATGACCTCGGTTATGCCAAATTTCTCGCTCCTGGAATCATCGTTTTTACGGCTTTTTCGGGCGCGTTGAATGCAGGTTTGCCCGTCATGTTCGATCGCGAATTCGGTTTCCTCAACCGCCTTTTAGTCGCGCCTCTCGCCTCGCGCTATTCGATTGTCGCAGCTTCGACGATTTATATCATCGCCCTCAGCTTTATCCAAACGGCTGTTATTGTAGGAGCTAGCGCCTTATTGGGGGCGGGGTTGCCCAGCTTAGCCGGATTGGGAACAATTGCCTTCATCGTCTTTCTAATCGTTTTAGGCGTGACGGCATTGAGTTTGGGTTTGGCGTTTGCTTTGCCCGGTCATATCGAATTGATTGCCGCGATCTTTGTCACTAACTTGCCTTTGCTCTTTGCCAGTACTGCTTTAGCGCCACTTTCGTTCATGGCAGGATGGTTGCAAATCGTTGCCAGTCTCAATCCCCTAACCTACGCGATCGATCCGATTCGCTATCTCTATCTCAACAACGACTGGACATTTAATAGCGTAGTGCTGCATACGCCCTGGGCATCGCTTGATTTTAGCGGCACGCTGCTAATTTTGGTAGCTTTTGATGCGCTAGTATTGTTAGCAATTCAACCCTTACTCCGTCGCCGTTTTGCCTAA